The DNA sequence ttttggctaggcctgtgtcctcctgtccgatcacggccgctgtcacgATGGTAGCTGCGGTCGTCGGGGCGGCGGTCGCTGTGGCGTTGGTCGTTAGGGCGATCGTCGTAACGGTGAGACGGgcgctgagtgcctgcatcctcgttgaaatgcacctcggcttcctcgacgTCGACGTACTGATTAGCGGTAGTTATCATTTCACCGATACCGGTGGGCGGCTtgtggttgaatttggagcgaagctcgtgatggtagagtcctcggataaaggtggtgatgacttcagcttccgtgatgttgggaatagagttcctcatctcgaagAAACGccggatgtagctgcggaggagctcggatggcttctggttgatgcggctgagatcatgcttcgtgccgggtcgagtacacgtggccatatagttgtcgatgaagactttctttagctcttcccatgatCCAATGGAGTTCGGCGcgaggctggtaaaccagctcatggcgggtggcatgagcatgatgggaagataattCACCATGATGCTGGTGTCTCCCCCGGCAATGCGAACAGTAGTGGCATAGGCCTGTAGCCACTGAGTCAGGTTCATTCTTTcttcgtagggcttgaccccggtgatcttaaaaccacggggccaccgaagcgttcggagtgcccttgtgaaagctggaggtccctcagggttgtcgacaccgTCGTCTGTGGCGTTGCGGTCgcggataggctcgagggctgagtccgggttgtCATACTCCTTTTCGTACTC is a window from the Miscanthus floridulus cultivar M001 unplaced genomic scaffold, ASM1932011v1 fs_892_3_4, whole genome shotgun sequence genome containing:
- the LOC136533462 gene encoding uncharacterized protein, whose translation is MSWFTSLAPNSIGSWEELKKVFIDNYMATCTRPGTKHDLSRINQKPSELLRSYIRRFFEMRNSIPNITEAEVITTFIRGLYHHELRSKFNHKPPTGIGEMITTANQYVDVEEAEVHFNEDAGTQRPSHRYDDRPNDQRHSDRRPDDRSYHRDSGRDRTGGHRPSQNRRRRPEHIIAAVNQPRAKRNYD